The Shewanella sp. KX20019 genome window below encodes:
- the metE gene encoding 5-methyltetrahydropteroyltriglutamate--homocysteine S-methyltransferase has product MQLNSLGFPRIGRLRELKFAVEKYWRGESSQAELVDIAKELREKHWRWQADSGVSLVPVGDFAYYDQVLTLTATLDVIPARHRGVNGIDLDTLFRVGRGRAPTGKDAPAAEMTKYFNTNYHYIVPELTETQQFGIGYEQIFEEVEEAQALGYQAKPVLLGPVSFLYLAKTVDSEFDKLSLLPQLLTAYSQILARFAAQGVEWVQLDEPILALELDTNWADAIATAYQALSSSEVSILLASYYGSIEHHHALVAALPVAGLHLDLVTAPEQLAPFVATLGATQVLSAGVINGRNVWAADLDNIAASIASVANDLKQRFWLAPSCSLLHSPVDLDVETKLAPELKLQLSFAKQKLTELSKLKLLLTEPSSSQSLEIVKECEARRTARAKAANKEVIERVAALSVDDYQRDDEFSVRQTAQRQKYKLPLLPMTTIGSFPQTPAIRGLRSRWRKGEITLENYNEQLRQVTRDTVERQLKLGIDVLVHGEAERNDMVEYFGEQLDGVGFTQFGWVQSYGSRCVKPPLIYGDVSRPSAMTVEWAEFAQSLTEKPVKGMLTGPVTILHWSFAREDISREQIATQIGLAIRDEVVDLQNAGIGIIQIDEPAFREGLPLKKSDWKHYLNWAVNAFKLSAAGVVNETQIHTHMCYSEFNETIAAIAAMDADVITIETSRSRMELLNAFEDFNYPNEIGPGVYDIHSPNTPSVDEIVALMEKAATKIDVQQLWINPDCGLKTRTWDEVEPALVNLVEATKLLRRKLS; this is encoded by the coding sequence ATGCAATTAAATAGTTTGGGTTTTCCTAGAATAGGTCGTTTACGTGAATTAAAGTTTGCAGTTGAAAAGTATTGGAGAGGGGAGAGTAGTCAAGCTGAACTAGTTGATATTGCCAAGGAATTACGTGAAAAACATTGGCGCTGGCAGGCCGATTCTGGTGTGTCATTAGTCCCCGTGGGAGATTTTGCATATTATGATCAGGTGTTAACATTAACTGCAACTTTAGACGTAATCCCAGCGCGTCATCGTGGTGTAAATGGTATCGACCTAGACACTTTGTTTAGAGTGGGGCGTGGCCGAGCTCCCACTGGAAAAGATGCCCCTGCTGCAGAAATGACAAAATATTTTAATACTAATTACCACTATATCGTGCCAGAACTTACTGAAACTCAGCAGTTTGGCATCGGCTATGAGCAGATATTCGAAGAGGTCGAAGAAGCACAAGCGTTAGGTTATCAAGCTAAACCTGTATTGCTTGGGCCTGTTTCGTTTCTTTATTTAGCCAAAACGGTCGATAGTGAGTTTGATAAACTGTCGTTACTTCCACAATTGCTCACTGCTTACAGTCAAATATTGGCCCGCTTTGCGGCGCAAGGTGTAGAGTGGGTGCAGTTAGATGAACCGATTTTAGCGCTTGAGTTAGACACAAACTGGGCTGATGCGATAGCGACTGCGTATCAAGCATTATCGAGCAGCGAGGTGAGTATTTTACTCGCAAGCTATTACGGCAGTATTGAGCATCACCATGCTTTAGTAGCAGCGTTACCCGTTGCAGGTTTACACCTCGACCTTGTGACTGCGCCTGAGCAGTTAGCGCCTTTTGTAGCCACATTAGGGGCAACGCAGGTGCTATCTGCGGGGGTGATTAATGGCCGCAATGTATGGGCGGCAGATCTGGACAATATTGCTGCATCAATCGCTAGCGTCGCCAATGATCTTAAACAACGATTCTGGTTAGCGCCTTCATGTTCACTATTGCATAGCCCTGTCGATTTAGATGTGGAAACTAAATTAGCCCCAGAGCTGAAACTGCAACTTTCTTTTGCCAAACAGAAACTAACAGAACTGAGCAAGCTTAAACTGCTGTTAACCGAGCCTAGTTCATCGCAAAGCCTTGAGATTGTTAAAGAGTGTGAGGCACGCAGAACTGCTCGAGCAAAGGCCGCTAATAAAGAGGTTATCGAAAGAGTAGCCGCGTTAAGTGTTGATGATTATCAACGTGATGATGAGTTCAGCGTACGTCAAACAGCACAACGGCAGAAATATAAATTGCCACTATTACCGATGACGACCATTGGCAGCTTTCCACAAACCCCTGCTATTCGTGGCTTACGTAGTCGCTGGCGTAAAGGCGAAATTACACTAGAAAACTACAATGAGCAATTACGTCAAGTCACCAGAGATACGGTTGAACGGCAGTTAAAACTCGGTATCGATGTGTTAGTGCATGGCGAGGCTGAACGAAATGACATGGTGGAATACTTTGGCGAGCAGTTGGATGGCGTCGGCTTTACGCAGTTTGGTTGGGTGCAAAGCTATGGCTCTCGCTGTGTTAAGCCGCCGCTTATCTATGGTGATGTGTCACGCCCAAGTGCAATGACGGTAGAGTGGGCTGAATTTGCCCAAAGTCTGACGGAAAAACCGGTCAAAGGGATGCTAACGGGTCCTGTTACCATCCTACATTGGTCATTTGCCCGTGAAGATATTAGCCGTGAACAGATAGCGACCCAGATTGGTTTAGCTATTCGTGACGAAGTGGTCGACCTGCAAAATGCGGGCATCGGCATTATTCAAATCGATGAACCGGCATTTCGTGAAGGGCTACCGCTTAAAAAGAGTGACTGGAAGCACTATCTAAACTGGGCTGTTAACGCCTTTAAATTGAGTGCAGCCGGCGTGGTCAATGAAACGCAGATCCATACTCACATGTGTTATAGCGAATTCAATGAAACCATCGCCGCAATAGCAGCCATGGATGCAGATGTGATCACCATTGAAACCTCACGTTCACGGATGGAGCTGCTAAACGCATTTGAAGATTTCAATTATCCAAATGAAATCGGTCCCGGTGTTTATGATATTCATAGTCCCAATACTCCATCAGTAGATGAAATTGTGGCATTAATGGAAAAAGCAGCGACGAAAATAGATGTACAACAGCTGTGGATCAACCCTGATTGCGGCCTTAAAACCCGTACTTGGGATGAAGTTGAGCCCGCGTTAGTCAATCTTGTTGAGGCAACTAAGTTACTCAGAAGAAAGCTGAGTTGA
- a CDS encoding protein-disulfide reductase DsbD family protein produces the protein MLSLLLSSSTWAQSTGWIENPNHPPVKVKFMLTGELDPVSQTLPAVLEVKLEDDWKTYWRSPGEGGIAPSINWDKSDNLAHVSWDWPKPEAFSLLGLQTFGYKHDVIFPMQLQIKDFNQPLNLKGLLTLSSCTNICVLTDYEINLDIDLKSMTADPGAMFAYNKATSSVPQRKTSADINLGWDQAKQQLEVVINEGDWHYPQLIIDGEPDVSFKLKHVETNSDEQGNKQLKAIFDGSSWLGETDVVGKALNVTVIEADTAIEYSAAVTSVDIIDNGSSLWTMLLIALLGGLILNVMPCVLPVLGMKLSAVVAAPSFNKTKIRQQFLSSALGILVSFWLLAGFIFTLKITGQAIGWGVQFQNPWFIGFMALVTSIFAINMLGAFEINLPSSVQTKLATTGGNDNRGHFLQGMFATLLATPCSAPFLGTAVAFALGADAISLFVIFTALAVGMALPWLLVAAVPQVANYFPKPGRWMNVVKVIFAGLLLITSLWLISLLANFIAITILWFAAVILVLLFITLMAKVHGSAAVIASISMAILISAITAFATSDNWASPLPTDLSWTPLQQSDIQTKVANGQTVFVDVTADWCITCKANKVGVILQDPVYSRLKQADIDLVIGDWTKPSAPITDYLQRHNRYGVPFNVVYGPNAPDGIQLPVILTAKQVVDAINQASAKAPF, from the coding sequence ATGTTGAGCTTGTTATTATCGAGCTCAACTTGGGCGCAATCTACTGGGTGGATTGAAAACCCGAATCACCCACCAGTAAAAGTTAAGTTTATGCTGACTGGTGAGTTAGATCCGGTGAGCCAGACATTACCGGCTGTTTTAGAAGTTAAGCTTGAGGATGACTGGAAAACATATTGGCGCAGCCCTGGAGAGGGCGGAATCGCTCCCAGCATTAACTGGGACAAATCAGACAATCTTGCCCATGTAAGCTGGGATTGGCCCAAGCCTGAAGCCTTCTCGCTGCTTGGTTTGCAGACATTTGGTTATAAGCATGATGTGATATTTCCGATGCAGCTGCAGATAAAAGATTTTAATCAGCCGCTTAACCTAAAAGGACTGCTCACTCTGTCGAGTTGTACCAATATCTGTGTGTTAACCGATTATGAAATAAATTTAGATATTGATCTTAAGAGCATGACTGCGGACCCTGGTGCTATGTTTGCCTATAACAAGGCAACATCGAGCGTGCCGCAACGTAAAACAAGCGCAGATATTAATCTTGGTTGGGATCAAGCAAAGCAACAACTCGAAGTGGTCATCAACGAGGGCGATTGGCACTATCCGCAATTGATTATTGATGGTGAACCAGACGTTAGCTTTAAGCTTAAACATGTAGAAACAAATAGCGATGAACAGGGGAATAAACAGCTTAAAGCCATTTTTGATGGTAGTAGCTGGTTAGGTGAAACCGATGTTGTTGGTAAAGCGCTGAATGTCACGGTGATAGAGGCCGACACAGCAATTGAGTACAGTGCTGCTGTAACTTCGGTAGACATTATTGATAATGGCTCATCATTATGGACTATGTTGCTGATAGCGTTACTCGGCGGTTTGATATTGAATGTCATGCCCTGTGTGTTGCCTGTTCTCGGGATGAAGTTAAGCGCTGTTGTAGCGGCACCTTCGTTCAATAAAACTAAAATTCGCCAGCAGTTTTTGTCCTCCGCTTTGGGTATTCTGGTCTCGTTTTGGTTGTTAGCAGGCTTTATCTTTACCCTAAAAATCACCGGGCAAGCAATCGGGTGGGGCGTGCAGTTCCAAAACCCGTGGTTTATTGGCTTTATGGCACTGGTCACCTCAATTTTTGCAATAAATATGTTAGGTGCCTTTGAAATCAATCTTCCTTCGAGTGTGCAAACCAAGCTTGCGACCACTGGTGGCAATGACAACCGTGGTCACTTTTTACAAGGGATGTTCGCCACGTTATTAGCTACGCCTTGTAGCGCTCCCTTTTTAGGTACTGCAGTCGCATTTGCACTAGGCGCAGATGCCATCAGTCTATTTGTTATCTTCACCGCTCTAGCTGTCGGCATGGCGTTACCATGGTTGCTGGTGGCTGCAGTTCCTCAGGTGGCCAATTACTTTCCAAAGCCCGGGCGCTGGATGAATGTAGTTAAGGTCATTTTTGCTGGCTTACTGTTGATCACCAGTCTTTGGCTAATTAGTTTGCTAGCAAACTTTATTGCCATAACTATTTTATGGTTCGCCGCGGTGATACTAGTGCTGCTATTTATCACCTTGATGGCAAAGGTACATGGCTCAGCCGCGGTGATTGCTAGTATTAGCATGGCTATTCTTATTAGTGCGATAACCGCGTTTGCCACATCTGATAATTGGGCGAGTCCATTACCCACAGATCTTAGCTGGACTCCACTGCAACAAAGCGACATCCAAACAAAGGTTGCCAATGGGCAAACCGTTTTCGTTGATGTGACCGCCGATTGGTGTATTACCTGTAAAGCCAATAAAGTCGGGGTGATATTACAGGACCCGGTTTATAGCCGCTTAAAGCAAGCAGATATTGACCTTGTGATCGGTGATTGGACGAAACCCTCAGCACCTATTACTGACTATTTGCAACGTCATAATCGTTATGGGGTGCCGTTTAATGTGGTTTATGGACCCAATGCACCCGATGGGATCCAGCTCCCCGTCATCTTGACTGCGAAACAGGTGGTTGATGCTATCAATCAAGCTTCTGCTAAAGCTCCATTTTAG
- a CDS encoding DsbA family protein produces the protein MNLTVKTKSIMGVTLAVMLAFIAIVAMSSTSVKADDNSLSTAQQQQVRAILKEMLINDPELLKEAIIAMQVREQGSQQASSTSLIEQQQQALFNTKTDPWKGAESPEFTMVYFTDFNCPYCKQLEPELEKLMAEFPQLKIIIKMVPLQGQGAVEAVELAQTVWLNEPEKYIALKDTLMSAPRRLDSATIAKVAKLTNTQGWLNNSDSRVDEIVDKNLQLMRHLGIRGTPSMIIGDQIIPGLVPFETLKQSVEKALEEQG, from the coding sequence ATGAATTTAACGGTAAAAACCAAGAGTATAATGGGCGTGACTCTAGCAGTCATGTTGGCATTTATCGCGATTGTAGCGATGAGTAGTACAAGCGTTAAAGCCGATGACAACAGCTTAAGCACAGCTCAGCAGCAACAGGTCAGAGCGATATTGAAAGAGATGTTGATCAATGACCCCGAACTACTAAAAGAGGCCATTATCGCAATGCAGGTACGGGAACAGGGATCCCAGCAAGCGAGTTCGACATCACTTATTGAACAACAGCAACAAGCACTGTTTAATACTAAAACCGATCCATGGAAAGGCGCTGAGTCACCAGAGTTCACCATGGTTTACTTCACCGATTTTAACTGTCCTTATTGCAAGCAACTAGAGCCTGAACTGGAGAAGTTAATGGCTGAGTTTCCGCAATTGAAAATCATCATAAAAATGGTGCCACTACAAGGACAAGGCGCAGTAGAAGCGGTTGAATTGGCACAAACAGTTTGGTTGAATGAACCCGAAAAATATATCGCGCTAAAAGATACCTTGATGTCGGCGCCTCGCAGGCTCGATTCGGCCACTATAGCTAAAGTAGCTAAGTTAACAAACACCCAAGGGTGGCTGAATAATAGTGATAGCAGAGTGGACGAAATTGTTGATAAAAATCTGCAGTTAATGCGACATCTTGGCATTCGAGGTACACCAAGTATGATTATTGGAGATCAAATTATTCCCGGTCTAGTACCATTTGAAACGCTTAAACAATCGGTTGAAAAAGCACTTGAGGAGCAGGGTTAA
- a CDS encoding protein disulfide oxidoreductase, with protein MTNQSPSKSMLSRVLNGGKQIAIMLVVFTLFSAAIDLWRSRDIVTDNLPDLKAMTLTGDSIDILAMSHQEPVLLYFWGTWCPVCSFVSPSVDIMATQYSVVTVAMSSGNNEKLAQYLQHKQYEFPVVNDDKGLLSHDWSVNLTPTLMVIKDGELQFYTSGFTSLPGMWWRMLLA; from the coding sequence ATGACTAATCAATCTCCTTCAAAGTCTATGTTAAGTAGGGTACTTAATGGGGGAAAACAGATAGCCATTATGTTGGTGGTTTTTACCCTGTTTTCTGCAGCAATCGATTTGTGGCGCAGCAGAGATATTGTCACCGATAATCTACCGGACTTAAAGGCGATGACGCTTACTGGAGACTCTATTGATATCCTTGCAATGAGTCATCAAGAACCGGTTTTGTTGTACTTTTGGGGGACATGGTGCCCAGTGTGCAGTTTTGTTAGTCCATCGGTGGATATTATGGCGACACAATATTCAGTGGTAACGGTAGCGATGAGCTCTGGTAACAATGAAAAGCTTGCCCAGTATTTGCAACATAAACAATACGAGTTCCCGGTGGTTAATGATGATAAAGGGCTACTGTCCCATGATTGGTCTGTTAATCTTACGCCGACGTTGATGGTGATAAAAGATGGAGAACTACAGTTTTATACTAGCGGTTTTACCAGTCTCCCCGGGATGTGGTGGCGGATGTTGTTAGCTTAA
- a CDS encoding LysR family transcriptional regulator: MFSEMRVFIKVVEFGSFSKAADVLNMAPSSVARNIDNLERDFNATLLKRSTRQLLLTEAGEQFLAGARKLVNDEAALKASLSEQDKQPEGVLRISVFEGFGRVKVCPILSGFLAKYPQVQIEIDLDNQLVDLHSENVDIAIRIGNPVDSSLHARMLMENQTLLCASPAYLAQFGTPKKPDDLLQHNCLLLDRDRQRTYWHFRKSKQYKKVAVRGNLISRGGTPILEAAIHDGGIVQLSSWMMDNLIADGSLVRCLPDWQPSLSEHSSGDIYALYSGGKHMRPVIRAFIDYLVLALKQ, encoded by the coding sequence ATGTTCAGTGAAATGCGGGTTTTCATCAAAGTGGTGGAGTTTGGCAGCTTCTCCAAGGCGGCCGATGTACTCAATATGGCACCCTCTAGTGTCGCTCGTAATATCGATAATCTAGAGCGAGATTTTAACGCGACACTATTAAAACGCAGTACGCGGCAGCTATTACTCACCGAAGCTGGTGAACAATTTCTAGCAGGCGCACGCAAATTGGTCAACGATGAAGCAGCATTAAAAGCATCGCTATCAGAGCAAGATAAGCAGCCTGAAGGTGTATTAAGAATTTCAGTCTTTGAGGGGTTCGGCCGAGTAAAGGTATGCCCCATCTTGTCAGGTTTTTTAGCAAAATATCCGCAAGTACAAATTGAAATAGATTTGGATAATCAACTCGTCGATCTGCACTCTGAAAACGTCGATATCGCCATTCGGATCGGTAACCCTGTAGATTCAAGCCTGCATGCTAGAATGCTGATGGAAAACCAAACCTTGCTCTGCGCTAGTCCTGCATATTTAGCCCAATTTGGCACCCCAAAAAAACCTGATGATCTGCTACAACATAACTGCTTACTACTTGATCGAGACAGGCAACGGACCTATTGGCACTTTCGTAAATCTAAGCAATATAAAAAGGTTGCCGTGCGTGGCAATTTAATCTCACGAGGAGGAACCCCTATTTTGGAGGCGGCCATCCACGATGGCGGTATAGTGCAATTATCAAGTTGGATGATGGACAACTTAATCGCTGACGGCAGCTTAGTTCGTTGCCTCCCTGATTGGCAGCCCTCTTTATCAGAGCATTCCAGTGGCGATATCTACGCTCTTTACAGCGGTGGCAAACATATGCGGCCTGTGATCCGCGCGTTTATCGACTATCTAGTGCTGGCACTAAAGCAATAA
- a CDS encoding carboxymuconolactone decarboxylase family protein, with the protein MTQSINKNLSITAPLSSAQVSGSVMACMLKTEEHVNNSGIEYALLELIRYRVSLINGCAYCIDMHFKEALAAGETAQRMASLSIWREAPYYTDKERVLLNWAEALTDLPHGGVTHEEFRLREATMALKAYFSDKEVSELTLAVIQINAWNRLAKTFDFDVGSFEVAG; encoded by the coding sequence ATGACTCAATCGATTAATAAAAATCTTTCTATCACGGCACCGCTAAGTAGCGCACAGGTCTCCGGCAGTGTGATGGCTTGTATGCTAAAGACAGAAGAGCATGTTAATAACAGCGGCATTGAGTACGCTTTATTAGAACTGATTCGTTACCGCGTATCGTTAATCAATGGCTGCGCCTATTGTATCGACATGCATTTTAAAGAAGCCTTAGCCGCTGGTGAAACCGCCCAGCGAATGGCGTCGTTGTCCATCTGGCGTGAAGCACCTTACTACACCGATAAAGAACGTGTGCTATTGAATTGGGCCGAGGCTCTCACAGATCTACCCCATGGCGGTGTTACCCATGAAGAGTTTCGTTTGCGTGAAGCAACTATGGCACTGAAGGCATATTTTTCTGATAAGGAAGTCAGTGAGCTTACCTTGGCTGTGATCCAAATAAATGCATGGAATCGCTTAGCAAAAACGTTTGACTTTGATGTTGGCAGCTTTGAGGTGGCGGGCTAA
- a CDS encoding dodecin, with product MSHTYKIIELTGSSPISSDDAIKNAIAAANESIQHMRWFQVTETRGHLEEGMIAHWQVTIKVGFTLNPK from the coding sequence ATGAGTCATACCTACAAAATTATTGAGCTTACAGGTTCATCGCCGATCAGTTCGGATGATGCTATCAAAAATGCCATTGCTGCGGCAAATGAGTCTATACAACATATGCGTTGGTTTCAGGTGACGGAAACTCGGGGTCATTTGGAGGAGGGGATGATTGCGCACTGGCAGGTGACAATCAAAGTCGGCTTTACACTTAATCCCAAATAA
- the queG gene encoding tRNA epoxyqueuosine(34) reductase QueG: MSNSTPNSTDNLAPTSELTPAALRQLAEQIKTWGRELGFAQLGICDTDLTAEEPKLQQWLDNDYHGEMGYMANHGMMRARPHELHPGTRRVISARLDYLPPNAGFATNLKDPNLGYISRYAGGRDYHKMIRSRLKKLGDRIELELKEMGFSKSNSRPFVDSAPVLERPLADKAGLGWTGKHSLLLNQEAGSWFFLGELFIDLPLPVDVPISADCNTCVACIKSCPTNAIVEPYIVDGRRCISYLTIELQGAIPVEFRQAIGNRIYGCDDCQLICPINRQAPITAEQDFHTRTPLLQPELLTLFAWTEAEFLKLTEGSAIRRIGHRRWLRNIAIALGNAPSDPSIISALEARKLSTEADEMVAEHIDWALEQQSAKQSQLSRKTQRVIRSVEKGLPRDA, encoded by the coding sequence ATGTCTAACTCAACGCCGAACTCAACCGATAATCTAGCACCAACCTCAGAGCTCACTCCTGCCGCACTGCGTCAGCTTGCTGAACAGATAAAAACCTGGGGAAGAGAGCTAGGTTTTGCTCAATTGGGTATTTGCGATACCGATTTAACGGCTGAAGAGCCTAAATTGCAGCAGTGGCTAGACAACGACTACCATGGCGAAATGGGTTATATGGCTAATCACGGCATGATGCGTGCTCGGCCACATGAACTACACCCTGGTACCCGAAGAGTTATCTCGGCAAGATTAGATTATCTGCCACCTAACGCCGGGTTCGCCACTAATCTAAAAGATCCCAACTTGGGCTATATCTCTCGATATGCCGGTGGCCGTGACTACCATAAGATGATCCGTAGTCGCCTCAAAAAGCTAGGTGACCGCATAGAGTTAGAGCTTAAAGAGATGGGCTTCAGTAAGTCCAACTCCCGTCCTTTTGTCGATTCAGCCCCGGTGCTAGAACGCCCTCTCGCTGATAAAGCAGGCCTTGGCTGGACAGGTAAGCACAGTTTATTACTCAATCAAGAAGCGGGAAGTTGGTTTTTTCTAGGCGAGCTGTTTATTGATCTGCCCTTACCCGTTGATGTGCCGATCAGTGCCGACTGCAATACTTGTGTTGCTTGCATCAAATCTTGCCCGACCAATGCCATTGTCGAACCCTATATTGTTGATGGTCGTCGCTGTATCTCCTACCTTACGATTGAGCTTCAAGGGGCGATTCCTGTCGAGTTTCGCCAAGCCATAGGTAATCGAATCTACGGTTGTGACGACTGCCAACTTATCTGCCCTATCAATCGTCAGGCACCGATCACTGCAGAGCAGGATTTTCATACTCGAACGCCTCTGCTGCAACCTGAGTTACTAACGCTATTTGCTTGGACTGAAGCCGAGTTCTTAAAGTTAACCGAAGGCAGTGCCATCCGCCGTATCGGTCATCGACGCTGGCTGAGAAATATCGCCATTGCACTCGGTAATGCACCGAGCGACCCATCGATCATATCGGCACTTGAAGCGCGTAAATTATCAACTGAAGCTGATGAGATGGTAGCAGAACATATTGACTGGGCACTCGAACAACAAAGCGCTAAACAGAGTCAATTGAGCCGCAAAACACAGCGAGTTATTCGTAGTGTAGAGAAAGGGTTACCTCGAGATGCATAA
- a CDS encoding DUF3069 domain-containing protein: MTEVNAEYRARAELVALNVCNTVMPMDQIPENLLEAYANLCNELIEDTDLKFNSGWDALPASAKALLPKEDFHGFYIANAWFQLSRVAQDIAEMADSDDEIAEKEYNGIFTRLSEASLKESVRKLKKARTDRSMLNSIKAVIEGK; the protein is encoded by the coding sequence ATGACTGAAGTAAACGCTGAATATAGAGCTCGTGCTGAGCTGGTGGCTTTAAACGTGTGTAATACCGTTATGCCAATGGATCAGATCCCAGAAAACTTGTTGGAAGCCTATGCCAACCTCTGTAATGAGCTGATAGAAGATACTGACCTTAAGTTCAACAGCGGTTGGGACGCGTTACCTGCTAGTGCTAAAGCGCTATTGCCGAAAGAGGACTTTCACGGCTTCTATATCGCTAATGCTTGGTTTCAATTGAGCCGCGTTGCACAAGATATTGCCGAGATGGCTGACTCTGATGATGAGATCGCCGAGAAAGAATACAATGGTATTTTCACTCGTTTGTCTGAGGCATCGCTTAAAGAGAGTGTACGTAAGCTTAAAAAGGCTCGTACCGATCGCTCAATGCTAAATAGTATAAAAGCGGTTATCGAAGGTAAGTAA
- a CDS encoding DNA repair protein, producing MGLFSWAASKCRSIKNAVSNVIDKVKETVSKVWNAFTGKYYTDEAEAIYDEINEKYKKSKIEYEDAVKIMGDSIESKISHLNNFKTDIYQKHFNRFIKIASRLHNVTVQGVPFTELFDDSILEIKNETGVSHKQDLFLIDFNKMGFLDTAGMILTLGFFSRKKAKESLEKVKQEQIRVNAEIETMRSQQTKLAVIAESIDNVVEYFEQLITHYESLLERFEFGIQTQRFKKMSQADNVFELKLNFKHMPIVHIEEFQALFNLSIVLKQMATLGYLNAAGELIEDDKKAAVSLFEQAVASKACA from the coding sequence ATGGGGTTATTTAGCTGGGCAGCAAGTAAATGTCGCTCAATAAAAAATGCCGTGTCTAATGTTATCGACAAGGTAAAAGAAACGGTATCTAAAGTTTGGAATGCTTTTACGGGTAAATACTATACTGATGAAGCAGAGGCTATTTATGATGAGATCAATGAAAAGTATAAGAAGTCAAAAATAGAGTATGAAGACGCAGTCAAAATAATGGGTGATAGTATCGAAAGTAAAATTAGTCATCTGAATAATTTTAAAACTGATATTTACCAAAAGCATTTTAATCGATTTATTAAAATTGCAAGCAGACTTCACAATGTCACAGTGCAAGGTGTCCCATTTACAGAGTTATTTGATGATTCGATTTTAGAAATAAAAAATGAAACCGGTGTTAGCCATAAACAAGACCTATTTTTAATAGATTTTAATAAAATGGGATTCTTAGATACCGCTGGAATGATTTTAACTCTAGGTTTTTTTAGTAGAAAAAAAGCAAAAGAGTCGTTAGAAAAAGTAAAACAGGAGCAGATTAGAGTTAACGCTGAAATTGAAACGATGAGATCTCAGCAGACGAAACTGGCTGTTATTGCTGAATCTATAGACAACGTGGTTGAGTATTTTGAGCAGTTAATTACTCATTACGAATCACTATTAGAGCGTTTTGAGTTTGGTATACAGACGCAGCGTTTTAAGAAGATGTCGCAAGCAGATAATGTGTTTGAACTTAAGTTAAACTTCAAGCATATGCCAATAGTGCACATTGAAGAGTTTCAGGCTTTATTCAATTTATCCATAGTGTTAAAGCAAATGGCAACATTGGGCTACTTGAACGCAGCGGGCGAACTTATCGAGGATGATAAAAAAGCGGCCGTGAGTTTATTTGAGCAAGCAGTAGCATCAAAAGCGTGTGCTTAA
- a CDS encoding TerB family tellurite resistance protein, with translation MYLSELNIGEKKNFLEITKYAMGLNGEYKEEELEVFTSFIYECGLSSYDLQKQDNIDNVIKVLAKSATKMKRIILIELFGILLADGNICDKEEAFMTKLANAFDVESYEYKRYQRWVEAMNDIVSEGYNLINKG, from the coding sequence ATGTATTTATCAGAATTAAATATTGGTGAGAAGAAGAACTTCCTAGAAATCACTAAGTACGCTATGGGATTAAACGGTGAATACAAAGAGGAAGAGCTTGAAGTATTCACTTCGTTTATTTATGAGTGTGGATTATCGTCTTACGACTTACAAAAACAAGACAACATTGATAACGTTATTAAAGTGCTTGCTAAATCAGCAACTAAAATGAAGCGCATTATACTTATCGAGCTATTTGGAATACTGTTGGCTGATGGGAATATATGCGACAAAGAAGAAGCTTTCATGACTAAATTAGCCAATGCTTTCGATGTTGAAAGTTATGAATATAAACGCTATCAACGATGGGTTGAGGCCATGAATGATATTGTAAGTGAAGGATATAACTTAATAAATAAGGGGTGA